Genomic DNA from bacterium:
TTTGGAACCGTGCTGATCGAGGACGCGGCCCAGGCGCACGGCGCGGCGTTCCAGGGACGACGCGCCGGCGGCTTCGGGCGCGCGGCGGCGTTCAGCTTCTATCCCTCCAAAAACATGACGACGGGCGAGGGCGGCATGGTGACGACGGGCCAGGCCGACGTGGCGGACCGCGCGCGCCTGTTCGTCCGCGGCGGCGAGCGCCAGCAGTACGTGTACGAGGCTGTGGGTTACAACTACCGGATGACGGAGATCGCCGCCGCGCTCGGAGTGGGGCAGTTGAGCCGGCTCGAGGGCTGGAACGTCCGCCGGCGGCACAATGCGGCCCGGTTGACGGCGGGCCTCGCCGGCCTGGGATGGCTCACGTGCCCGTCCGAGCCAGAGGGGTACACGCACGTCTACCATCAATACACGGTGCGGGTCGCGCGCGGGCGCGCCCGGCTGCGTCGCCATCTCGAGGCGGAGGGCGTCGGAACGCGGATTTACTATCCGGTGCCGATTCACGAGACGCCCTTGTACCGCGGCCGTTACGGCGGCAGCCGGTGCCCCGAAGCCGCGCGGGCCGCCGAGCAGGTGCTCAGCCTGCCGGTCCACCCGGCGCTCGGGGAGGAGGACGTCGACCGGATCGTGGGGGCCGTGCGCCGGTTCGATCCCGACGCGTTCTAACATGGAGGTGGCCATGGGCGGACCGATCCGCCTCGGCGTCGTGGGCCTGGGCCAATGGGGCCAGCACCACGTGCGCATATACCATCAGTTGCCCGGCACGGTCCTGGCCGGGGTCGTCGACACCGCCGCCCGCGAGGCCACAAATTTCGCCCGACGCTACGCCACGGTGGGATCGCAGGACTACCGCGATTTGTTCGCCCGGGTGGACGCGGTCAGCCTCGTCGTCCCCACGGCGCTGCACTACGAGATCGCGCGCGACTTCCTGGAACACGACATTCACGTGCTCGTCGAGAAGCCGATCACGACCAGCGTCGACGAAGCGGCCGAGCTGGTGGAGATTGCGGAGCGCCGCGGCCTGGTGTTGCTCGTGGGACACGTGGAGCGGTTCAAGCCGGCCGTCCAGCGCCTGCGTGATCTCGTCACGGATCCCCTGTTCCTCCAAGTCCGGCGCGTCCGGCCCTGGAATCCTCGACGGATCATGGATGTCGGCGTCGTGCTCGACCTCATGATCCATGACCTCGACATCGTCCTGCACCTGATACGCGCGCCCGCGTCACGCGTGAGCGCGGTCGGTGCCGCGATCCACGGGGACGACGAAGACCTGGCGGTGGCCCACCTGACGCTGCGCAACGGGTGCATGGCGAGCTTCGTCGCGAGCCGTGTCTCCCCCGTGAAGGCCGCGGAACTCGAGATCACGCTGCCCCACGGCTTCATCCATCTCAATTATCTGAGCCAGCAGCTCACCGTCCGGCGGGACGGGACGGAGCAACGGCTCGTCGTGCCCGCCGGGGAGCCGCTACGCGCGGAGCTGACGCACTTCGTCCAGTGCGTCCGGGGCGAGACGGCGCCCCTGGTGTCGGGGGAGGACGGCCTGCGGGCGCTCGAGGTCGCGCTGGAGATCCTGCAGACGATGACGGTCATCACGCCGCGCGTCACGGTATAACCCCCGTCCCGCCCCGTGCGCCGGCGCGTCGTGTCGGGCGGCTACGTGGGGACGGTGACGCAGGTCACGATTTTCGCGACGCCGTCGATCGTCCGGATGTGCGCGTCCACGAGCGCGGAGATGTCCCGCGTGAGATCCGCGTGAATCACAGCCAGCACGTCGTAGTCGCCCATCACCGCGTGCGCCTGGGCCACCCCCGGAAGCGCGCGGATCAGGCGGGCCACTTCCGCGGGGGTGCCGCGATCGAGGTTGATGAGGACAAAGGCGGTCTCGGCCATGGGGAGCCGCTCGTTCATTCGGCGCAGCCCCCGGTGTTCCTGTGATCACGCTTTAAAGCGAGCTTGCGATGGGTGACCGGCGCGACCACGCGCTGCCGATCGGGAAAGTTCCACCGGACATGCTTGACGCGCTCGTGTACCGGCATCTCGGGACACGGCGGTCCGACGTGCTGGTGCATGCCGCGTTCGGCGAG
This window encodes:
- a CDS encoding DegT/DnrJ/EryC1/StrS family aminotransferase, which encodes MMPTTSRHLIPIARPLISDEDKRRVLEVLDSGQFVAGPRVAEFEREFAAYVGTPHAVAASSGTTALMAALRAAGIGPGDRVVTTPFSYGATASTILSCGAEPVFADIDPRTFNLDPEAAADVLRRTPGARGILVVHLYGLPCAMDRFEALAQSFGTVLIEDAAQAHGAAFQGRRAGGFGRAAAFSFYPSKNMTTGEGGMVTTGQADVADRARLFVRGGERQQYVYEAVGYNYRMTEIAAALGVGQLSRLEGWNVRRRHNAARLTAGLAGLGWLTCPSEPEGYTHVYHQYTVRVARGRARLRRHLEAEGVGTRIYYPVPIHETPLYRGRYGGSRCPEAARAAEQVLSLPVHPALGEEDVDRIVGAVRRFDPDAF
- a CDS encoding Gfo/Idh/MocA family oxidoreductase; this encodes MGGPIRLGVVGLGQWGQHHVRIYHQLPGTVLAGVVDTAAREATNFARRYATVGSQDYRDLFARVDAVSLVVPTALHYEIARDFLEHDIHVLVEKPITTSVDEAAELVEIAERRGLVLLVGHVERFKPAVQRLRDLVTDPLFLQVRRVRPWNPRRIMDVGVVLDLMIHDLDIVLHLIRAPASRVSAVGAAIHGDDEDLAVAHLTLRNGCMASFVASRVSPVKAAELEITLPHGFIHLNYLSQQLTVRRDGTEQRLVVPAGEPLRAELTHFVQCVRGETAPLVSGEDGLRALEVALEILQTMTVITPRVTV
- a CDS encoding Lrp/AsnC ligand binding domain-containing protein, with translation MNERLPMAETAFVLINLDRGTPAEVARLIRALPGVAQAHAVMGDYDVLAVIHADLTRDISALVDAHIRTIDGVAKIVTCVTVPT